From Actinopolyspora lacussalsi, a single genomic window includes:
- a CDS encoding putative tRNA adenosine deaminase-associated protein (product_source=TIGR03941; tigrfam=TIGR03941), which translates to MTLQEPVAGFAVAAVREDGRWRCDMLDGSVLTGLDAIITALRELRSSGAAIGMCNVDDEFFVLVRPVPGGVELALSDAAAALDYDVAADVLDLLRTEPPDEEDEEIWPEGNLALLSDLGLPEEELLLITEEVDLYPDEQLEMIAQRCGFGEQFTAVLERL; encoded by the coding sequence ATGACGCTCCAGGAGCCGGTCGCGGGGTTCGCGGTTGCCGCCGTTCGTGAGGACGGCCGATGGCGATGCGACATGTTGGACGGTTCGGTGCTGACCGGACTCGACGCGATCATCACCGCATTACGCGAACTGCGCTCCAGCGGAGCCGCGATCGGCATGTGCAACGTGGATGACGAGTTCTTCGTGCTGGTGCGTCCGGTGCCCGGCGGTGTGGAGCTGGCGCTGTCCGACGCGGCGGCCGCGCTGGACTACGACGTAGCCGCCGACGTGCTGGACCTGCTGCGTACGGAGCCACCCGATGAGGAGGACGAGGAGATCTGGCCGGAGGGCAACCTCGCGTTGCTCTCCGACCTGGGACTGCCGGAGGAGGAACTGCTGCTGATCACCGAAGAGGTAGACCTGTACCCGGACGAGCAGCTCGAGATGATCGCGCAGCGCTGCGGCTTCGGTGAGCAGTTCACCGCGGTGCTGGAGAGGTTGTAG
- a CDS encoding tRNA(adenine34) deaminase (product_source=KO:K11991; cath_funfam=3.40.140.10; cog=COG0590; ko=KO:K11991; pfam=PF14437; superfamily=53927) — MIEASGDRELVRSALAVAPDATAAGDVPIGAVVAGPDGRILARAHNRREELSDPTAHAEMLVLRAAAAAYGDGWRLGGCTLAVTVEPCTMCAGALVLSRISRLVFGSWEPRTGAVGSLWDVVRDGRLNHRPEVVGGVLDRECAALLAEFFGEHRV, encoded by the coding sequence ATGATCGAGGCTTCCGGGGATCGGGAACTGGTCCGTTCCGCGCTCGCCGTGGCACCGGACGCCACGGCGGCGGGGGACGTGCCGATCGGAGCGGTGGTGGCCGGCCCGGACGGTCGGATACTGGCACGGGCGCACAACCGCCGTGAGGAGCTGTCCGACCCCACGGCCCATGCCGAGATGCTGGTGTTGCGTGCGGCTGCGGCCGCCTACGGCGACGGTTGGCGGCTGGGGGGATGCACCCTGGCCGTGACCGTCGAGCCGTGCACGATGTGCGCCGGTGCACTGGTGCTGTCCCGGATCTCCAGGCTGGTCTTCGGCAGCTGGGAGCCCCGTACCGGGGCGGTCGGTTCGCTGTGGGACGTCGTCCGGGACGGCAGGCTCAATCATCGGCCCGAGGTCGTCGGCGGTGTGCTCGATCGCGAGTGTGCCGCGTTGCTGGCGGAGTTCTTCGGCGAGCATCGGGTGTGA
- a CDS encoding Ni/Co efflux regulator RcnB (product_source=COG5455; cleavage_site_network=SignalP-noTM; cog=COG5455; transmembrane_helix_parts=Inside_1_6,TMhelix_7_26,Outside_27_102), translating into MRSFTRAVVVGAMALPLAIGGAGVASADDMKPEHNHNHSHKDEHKEKEKGKHKGKKKDKADTCLYKSCKVDVDQKKKLWLWGWDWKKQDIEVEKSNINVGIQ; encoded by the coding sequence ATGCGTTCGTTCACGCGGGCAGTAGTTGTCGGTGCCATGGCCCTGCCGCTGGCCATCGGCGGTGCGGGTGTCGCTTCGGCCGACGACATGAAGCCGGAGCACAACCACAACCACAGCCACAAGGACGAGCACAAGGAGAAGGAGAAGGGCAAGCACAAGGGCAAGAAGAAGGACAAGGCCGACACGTGCTTGTACAAGTCCTGCAAGGTCGACGTTGACCAGAAGAAGAAGCTCTGGCTCTGGGGCTGGGACTGGAAGAAGCAGGACATCGAGGTCGAGAAGAGCAACATCAACGTCGGCATCCAGTGA
- a CDS encoding uncharacterized protein YjbJ (UPF0337 family) (product_source=COG3237; cath_funfam=1.10.1470.10; cog=COG3237; pfam=PF05532; superfamily=69047), translating into MSTFDKVKHQAQQLAGRAKEATGRATGNRDMKDAGKRDRLEGEAKESGQDMKDRAAGAAEDVKDKLRGDQSGEQRGDQGGNREGGEDRR; encoded by the coding sequence ATGAGTACGTTCGACAAGGTCAAGCACCAGGCCCAGCAGCTCGCGGGCAGGGCCAAGGAGGCGACCGGCCGCGCGACCGGCAACCGCGACATGAAGGATGCGGGCAAGCGGGACCGGCTCGAGGGCGAGGCCAAGGAGTCCGGCCAGGACATGAAGGACCGTGCCGCGGGTGCGGCCGAGGACGTCAAGGACAAGCTGCGCGGCGACCAGAGCGGTGAGCAGCGCGGCGACCAGGGCGGAAACCGGGAAGGCGGCGAGGACCGGCGCTGA
- a CDS encoding acetyl-CoA acetyltransferase family protein (product_source=TIGR01930; cath_funfam=3.40.47.10; cog=COG0183; pfam=PF00108,PF02803; superfamily=53901; tigrfam=TIGR01930) produces the protein MARAMLLDATRTPFGRYRGELSGIRVDDLAAMPLAELVHRHADRDERPLDPGTIDEVIYGNTNGAGEENRDVARMAVLLAGLPENVPGVTVNRLCGSGCEAFVQAGRAVRTGDAELVVAGGVEGMSRAPFVVPRPERALPDRLEAVSTAAGWRLINPRMDPEWTAPLGLIAERIATELGVGRSEMDEYTLRSHRRAAAAWDAGMHDGFVFPVRGVGGIPMRSDEPLSSETGAAKLAGFPPAFSTEGTVTVGNSAPLGDGSVAALIGSQRQAERLAVTPLGELVGTTTVACAPQRFVLATVTAIRELLDKLELQAEEVDLWEINEAFAALVLAVLRQLPEAPHDRVNVHGGALAYGHPLGASMSRVVVDLCRHLNHRGGGFGIAATGVGVGQATAVAVRAQPET, from the coding sequence ATGGCCCGTGCGATGCTGCTCGACGCCACCCGAACTCCGTTCGGCAGGTACCGGGGCGAACTCTCCGGGATCCGGGTGGACGACCTCGCCGCCATGCCGTTGGCCGAGCTGGTGCACCGACACGCCGACCGGGACGAGCGTCCGCTGGATCCCGGAACCATCGACGAGGTGATCTACGGCAACACCAACGGCGCTGGCGAGGAGAACCGCGACGTGGCACGCATGGCCGTGCTGCTGGCCGGCCTGCCGGAGAACGTGCCCGGCGTGACCGTCAACCGGTTGTGCGGCTCGGGGTGCGAGGCATTCGTGCAGGCGGGGCGCGCGGTGCGTACCGGGGACGCCGAGCTGGTCGTCGCGGGCGGCGTGGAGGGCATGAGCCGGGCACCGTTCGTCGTCCCCCGCCCGGAACGGGCGCTGCCCGACCGGTTGGAGGCCGTCTCGACGGCGGCCGGTTGGCGACTCATCAATCCGCGCATGGATCCCGAGTGGACGGCTCCGCTGGGGCTGATCGCCGAGCGCATCGCCACTGAACTGGGTGTGGGCCGAAGCGAGATGGACGAGTACACGCTGCGCTCGCACCGCCGCGCGGCGGCGGCCTGGGACGCCGGGATGCACGACGGCTTCGTCTTCCCGGTGCGCGGCGTGGGCGGCATTCCGATGCGCAGCGACGAACCGCTGAGCTCGGAGACCGGCGCGGCCAAACTCGCCGGGTTTCCCCCCGCCTTCTCTACCGAGGGGACCGTGACGGTGGGCAACTCCGCTCCGCTCGGCGACGGATCGGTGGCGGCACTCATCGGCTCCCAGCGACAGGCCGAGCGGTTGGCCGTCACCCCCCTCGGTGAGCTGGTAGGCACGACGACGGTGGCCTGCGCGCCCCAGCGGTTCGTCCTCGCGACCGTGACGGCGATACGCGAGTTGCTGGACAAGCTGGAACTGCAAGCCGAGGAAGTCGACCTGTGGGAGATCAACGAGGCGTTCGCCGCGCTGGTGCTCGCGGTGCTGCGGCAACTTCCGGAAGCTCCACACGATCGAGTGAACGTGCACGGTGGCGCACTGGCCTACGGGCATCCGCTCGGCGCGTCCATGTCGCGAGTGGTCGTCGACCTTTGTCGCCACCTGAACCATCGCGGCGGTGGATTCGGAATCGCGGCCACGGGGGTGGGTGTCGGACAGGCGACCGCTGTCGCCGTGCGAGCGCAACCGGAAACGTGA
- a CDS encoding prephenate dehydrogenase (product_source=KO:K04517; cath_funfam=1.10.3660.10,3.40.50.720; cog=COG0287; ko=KO:K04517; pfam=PF02153; superfamily=48179,51735) — translation MRAVCVIGLGLIGGSVLRAAVLSGRPAWGATTSAEDAAAARAAGYEVLSSTERALERARERDALVVLATPLPAVGTVLREVNRHAPTTLLTDVVSVQEPVHDSVRESAPAARYAGGHPMAGTDRSGWEAGSAELFDGALWAVTIGGDTGLDAWREAALLALDCGARVVPASPAEHDAAVARVSHLPHLLAAVLASVGGDGGPLAESLAAGSFRDGTRVIATDPDLVRAMTEGNRAALLDALDDTLGRLGAARGALASTGSLNATLRSGHQARAGFYPAEPAEPVRTTVRLDAGHALRRLRELGESGARVVSLAEDTAVAEHRPVPATNEETTPSGE, via the coding sequence ATGCGAGCCGTGTGTGTGATCGGGCTGGGACTGATCGGCGGGTCCGTGCTCCGGGCGGCGGTGCTTTCGGGCAGACCGGCTTGGGGAGCGACCACTTCGGCGGAGGACGCCGCCGCCGCTCGCGCGGCGGGTTACGAGGTGCTGTCGAGTACCGAGCGGGCGTTGGAGCGCGCTCGGGAGCGGGACGCGCTGGTGGTGCTCGCGACACCGCTGCCCGCTGTCGGCACGGTACTGCGGGAGGTGAACCGACACGCGCCCACGACCTTGCTGACCGACGTGGTCAGCGTGCAGGAACCGGTGCACGACTCGGTGCGGGAGTCCGCCCCGGCGGCACGTTACGCGGGCGGGCACCCGATGGCGGGAACCGACCGCTCCGGCTGGGAAGCGGGCAGCGCGGAACTGTTCGACGGGGCCCTCTGGGCGGTGACGATCGGCGGTGACACCGGTCTCGACGCCTGGCGGGAAGCGGCACTGCTGGCACTGGACTGCGGCGCGCGGGTGGTGCCCGCCTCCCCCGCCGAGCACGACGCCGCGGTGGCGCGGGTATCGCATCTGCCCCACCTGCTGGCGGCCGTGCTCGCCTCCGTGGGCGGTGACGGTGGACCACTGGCCGAATCGCTGGCGGCGGGCTCGTTCCGGGACGGGACGAGAGTGATCGCCACCGACCCGGATCTGGTGCGGGCCATGACGGAGGGCAACCGTGCGGCCCTGCTGGACGCGTTGGACGACACCCTGGGGCGACTCGGAGCCGCGCGGGGAGCGCTGGCCTCCACGGGCTCCTTGAACGCCACGCTGCGCTCCGGCCACCAGGCACGTGCCGGGTTCTATCCCGCCGAGCCGGCCGAACCGGTGCGGACGACCGTGCGACTCGACGCCGGGCACGCCTTGCGCAGGCTGCGTGAGCTCGGGGAGAGCGGGGCTCGCGTGGTTTCGCTGGCCGAGGACACGGCGGTGGCCGAACATCGCCCGGTGCCCGCCACGAACGAGGAGACAACCCCCTCGGGAGAGTGA
- a CDS encoding hypothetical protein (product_source=Hypo-rule applied; cleavage_site_network=SignalP-noTM; superfamily=54001; transmembrane_helix_parts=Inside_1_6,TMhelix_7_29,Outside_30_197), giving the protein MKSRNRLAVGLSAAALAMTGLAAPASATTEADPTVRQLLQQCENGNTDLCEFHPSGPPETHRGSYELVGGATNCSEGTSTRIIGWQSSRGTTTNVSMTISAGVTLGEVFEAGFETSYERQWSWSTTKSDEIRHELGPNQAVNIYAAPMRQKVTGTYELHFGDPYYGHYYWYVHDVTVDGPQDNPAWQTRVESKPANC; this is encoded by the coding sequence ATGAAGTCGCGCAATCGACTGGCCGTCGGCCTGAGCGCCGCCGCGCTGGCAATGACCGGACTGGCCGCGCCCGCGAGCGCCACGACCGAGGCCGACCCCACCGTGCGGCAGCTGCTGCAGCAGTGCGAGAACGGCAACACCGATCTCTGCGAGTTCCACCCCTCCGGGCCGCCGGAAACGCACCGCGGCTCCTACGAGCTGGTCGGCGGAGCAACGAACTGCTCCGAGGGAACCTCCACCCGAATCATCGGCTGGCAGTCCTCCAGGGGCACCACCACCAACGTGAGCATGACCATCAGTGCGGGCGTCACGCTGGGCGAGGTGTTCGAGGCGGGCTTCGAGACCAGTTACGAGCGGCAGTGGAGCTGGAGCACCACCAAGTCCGACGAGATCCGTCACGAGCTGGGACCGAACCAGGCCGTGAACATCTACGCCGCGCCGATGCGGCAGAAGGTCACCGGAACCTACGAGCTGCACTTCGGTGATCCGTACTACGGGCACTACTACTGGTACGTGCACGACGTGACGGTCGACGGACCGCAGGACAACCCGGCGTGGCAGACCAGGGTGGAGTCGAAGCCCGCCAACTGCTGA
- a CDS encoding hypothetical protein (product_source=Hypo-rule applied; cleavage_site_network=SignalP-noTM; superfamily=49695), with the protein MARAKTGTGRLRTRTAAVALASCAMAAGLTATTAQAAQESETDEHCVLDVSTRDHTCYETLAEARQQGRRIADTTGELIGATVFEDVEYGGSSLTITVPEPCPKNDEVDFWLDLDDYWQNRISSVQAWSTCWVWLYPDSGDRAGPYKENHPDVGGYINDRTVTVGLS; encoded by the coding sequence TTGGCAAGAGCCAAGACCGGAACCGGACGGCTCCGCACCAGGACCGCCGCGGTGGCTCTGGCGAGCTGCGCGATGGCCGCGGGACTGACGGCGACCACCGCGCAGGCGGCCCAGGAATCCGAAACGGACGAACACTGCGTGCTGGATGTCTCCACCCGGGATCACACCTGCTACGAGACGTTGGCCGAGGCCCGACAGCAGGGGCGGCGAATCGCCGACACCACCGGTGAGCTCATCGGCGCCACCGTCTTCGAGGACGTCGAGTACGGCGGCTCTTCACTGACGATCACTGTACCGGAACCGTGCCCCAAGAACGACGAAGTGGACTTCTGGCTCGATCTGGACGACTACTGGCAGAACCGGATCTCCTCGGTACAGGCCTGGTCCACCTGCTGGGTCTGGCTCTACCCGGACTCGGGTGACCGCGCGGGCCCCTACAAGGAGAACCACCCCGACGTGGGCGGCTACATCAACGATCGAACAGTGACCGTCGGACTGAGCTGA